The bacterium genome window below encodes:
- a CDS encoding BlaI/MecI/CopY family transcriptional regulator, which yields MARKKHELSAAEWELMQEVWEKGKAVTVREVLESAYPNDEKAYTTVQTLMNILVEKGFLRRKKMGLVNQYSAAVARDRVLDAGVTQAAERMFSGSFGAMASFLVSNRKLSDADIRVLRELIDAHDAEEEAQ from the coding sequence ATGGCACGGAAAAAGCATGAATTATCAGCTGCGGAGTGGGAACTCATGCAGGAGGTCTGGGAGAAGGGAAAAGCTGTGACCGTACGGGAAGTGCTCGAAAGCGCATATCCCAACGATGAGAAAGCGTACACTACGGTACAGACGCTCATGAATATCCTGGTGGAGAAAGGATTTCTCCGCAGGAAGAAGATGGGGCTCGTGAATCAGTATAGTGCAGCTGTTGCGAGGGACAGGGTGCTGGATGCAGGGGTGACGCAGGCGGCGGAACGCATGTTCAGTGGCTCGTTCGGCGCGATGGCCTCGTTTCTGGTCAGTAACCGCAAACTCAGTGATGCCGATATCCGGGTGTTGCGTGAACTCATTGACGCGCATGACGCAGAGGAGGAAGCACAATGA
- a CDS encoding M56 family metallopeptidase, with product MNALLDYVNANALNMLNLWLTMQFQTGLFIVVIFLLDLGLRNAGPKVRYLLWISALVKSVIPPIYFDLFSGKAPVTGFFALPAAVVSAVAPGTVERISAPTIIVAALFLAFIVFTVFVLQRSWKLRRRLMNADPLLHDAWDEGPRVYVSSRIPTPLAIGILRPRIYVTQEIATASREVLHAVLHHEHAHIRRRDGVLVLLQTLVQMFYLLNPLVWLMNIRLFRYREQICDEQALERTGTRAVDYGRLLLRFAEAEPARIVQTGTCFFETRRGFAARISHLFKSREEKNMKRLHRVAVGACILLILPLSWQCSEETVSYREINKVSYEDKQAIDESGDSLSLRLGDPLSSTATYKKEGKWKTGAGAKIVGGLKALSSHVIYPEEALKQNLEGAVVVQAKIVRDGKPVYAEVIASAHPLLDEAAKKAVMETDFKVAHRNGKPIESMIAVPIRFRLNTKPPDDK from the coding sequence ATGAACGCCTTGCTGGATTATGTGAATGCAAACGCACTGAACATGCTGAACCTGTGGCTGACCATGCAGTTTCAGACGGGTCTGTTCATCGTGGTCATTTTTCTGCTGGATCTCGGTCTGCGCAACGCCGGTCCGAAAGTGCGCTACCTGCTGTGGATCTCCGCGCTGGTGAAATCGGTTATTCCGCCGATTTATTTCGATCTGTTCAGCGGTAAGGCGCCGGTCACCGGGTTCTTTGCGCTGCCCGCAGCCGTTGTCAGTGCGGTGGCACCAGGAACAGTGGAGCGCATATCCGCGCCGACGATCATCGTTGCCGCACTGTTTCTGGCATTTATCGTATTCACCGTCTTCGTCCTTCAGCGATCATGGAAACTGCGAAGGAGGCTCATGAACGCCGATCCCCTTCTGCATGATGCATGGGATGAGGGACCTCGCGTGTACGTTTCCTCCCGCATCCCGACACCGCTCGCAATCGGCATTCTGCGTCCCCGCATCTATGTGACACAGGAAATCGCCACCGCGTCACGGGAGGTCCTGCATGCCGTACTGCATCACGAGCACGCGCATATCCGCCGCCGGGATGGCGTCCTGGTGCTGCTGCAGACGCTGGTGCAGATGTTCTATCTCCTGAATCCGCTCGTCTGGCTCATGAACATTCGTCTTTTCCGTTATCGCGAGCAGATCTGCGACGAGCAGGCGCTCGAGCGAACCGGAACGCGCGCCGTGGATTACGGCAGACTGCTGCTGCGTTTCGCAGAAGCGGAACCGGCTCGTATTGTGCAGACGGGAACCTGCTTTTTCGAAACCCGCCGCGGCTTCGCAGCGCGTATCTCACATCTGTTCAAATCGCGGGAGGAAAAAAACATGAAGCGTCTGCACCGAGTTGCCGTTGGAGCCTGCATCCTTCTGATACTCCCTCTGTCGTGGCAGTGCAGCGAGGAAACCGTCTCGTACAGAGAAATCAACAAGGTTTCCTATGAGGATAAACAGGCGATCGATGAGTCGGGCGACAGCCTCTCGCTGCGGCTCGGTGATCCATTGTCCTCGACCGCGACGTATAAAAAAGAGGGAAAATGGAAGACGGGCGCGGGTGCGAAAATCGTTGGCGGACTCAAAGCGCTCTCCAGCCATGTCATCTACCCGGAAGAAGCATTGAAACAGAACCTTGAAGGGGCGGTGGTGGTCCAGGCTAAAATCGTCCGTGACGGCAAACCGGTTTATGCCGAAGTCATTGCCTCGGCACATCCACTGCTCGACGAGGCAGCGAAGAAGGCGGTTATGGAAACGGATTTCAAGGTTGCACATCGCAATGGTAAACCGATCGAGTCCATGATTGCCGTACCCATCCGCTTCCGTCTCAATACAAAGCCGCCGGATGACAAATAG
- a CDS encoding energy transducer TonB, protein MKRAILTMFVLLLPALLQAQNTDEADRSQYFDTVEEPPTIVGGISALAKNITYPKEAHEAGIEGTVIVEVLVSEQGKVDDCKVKRSPNDLLSEAALKAMREVTFNPGRSADKPVKCIVFVPVKFKLAPKKEDVDDK, encoded by the coding sequence ATGAAAAGAGCGATATTGACGATGTTTGTGCTTCTGCTGCCTGCACTGCTGCAGGCGCAGAATACGGATGAGGCAGACCGTTCACAGTACTTTGATACGGTAGAAGAGCCGCCGACAATTGTGGGCGGAATTTCCGCTCTGGCCAAAAACATCACGTACCCGAAAGAAGCCCATGAGGCGGGGATCGAGGGAACGGTGATTGTCGAGGTGCTCGTGAGTGAACAGGGAAAGGTCGATGACTGTAAGGTGAAACGGAGCCCGAATGACCTTCTGAGCGAAGCGGCATTGAAGGCGATGCGGGAAGTGACCTTCAATCCCGGACGGAGCGCAGACAAGCCGGTCAAGTGTATCGTCTTCGTGCCGGTGAAATTCAAACTTGCCCCGAAGAAAGAGGACGTTGACGACAAGTAA
- a CDS encoding NAD(P)/FAD-dependent oxidoreductase has protein sequence MKEQYDVIIVGAGPAGTTCARFAAAHGASVVVLEKDRDVGMPVRCGEAVSNRSLEKIVDIDPRWIASTIKHFRLISPSGHTVEPDLGGYGYVLERRIFDYDLARLAVKAGAEVHTKSYVEGLLPADKGWDGVRLRWRGEPRELRGRIIVGADGVESRVGKWAGIDTTTHMRDMETCAQMTVSNIDLADDTCEFYFGNDTAPMGYLWVFPKGNGMANVGVGISGMASKKRAAIRYLQDFIAQRFPGAGVLTTVAGGVPCAVTVDTLVRENLLLIGDAAHQVNPMSGGGITSGMFGGKMAGEAIAKALQHDDLSLLQEYPRQWEKEIGAKHRTYHNMKSAVYKFPDTALDDIAVNVLKLKPEKRTIWGVFRTALRHQPSLVWEMVKTFGLGKS, from the coding sequence ATGAAAGAGCAGTATGACGTCATCATTGTCGGTGCCGGTCCAGCAGGAACAACCTGCGCACGTTTCGCGGCGGCACATGGAGCTTCAGTGGTCGTTCTCGAGAAGGATCGGGATGTGGGCATGCCTGTTCGCTGCGGGGAAGCCGTCAGCAACCGGAGCCTCGAGAAGATCGTCGATATCGATCCCCGGTGGATCGCGTCGACCATAAAACACTTTCGCCTCATCTCTCCGTCCGGGCATACCGTCGAACCCGATCTGGGGGGATACGGCTACGTACTCGAACGCCGCATCTTCGACTACGACCTCGCACGCCTCGCCGTGAAAGCAGGAGCGGAGGTACATACGAAAAGCTATGTTGAAGGATTGCTCCCGGCTGACAAGGGTTGGGATGGCGTACGGCTGCGCTGGCGCGGCGAGCCACGTGAGTTGCGGGGACGCATTATCGTCGGTGCTGACGGCGTGGAATCGCGCGTGGGGAAATGGGCGGGTATCGATACGACGACACATATGCGCGATATGGAGACCTGCGCGCAGATGACAGTTTCGAACATCGATCTCGCCGACGACACCTGTGAGTTTTATTTCGGCAATGACACTGCTCCGATGGGCTACCTCTGGGTCTTTCCGAAAGGCAACGGCATGGCCAATGTCGGTGTGGGAATCAGCGGCATGGCTTCGAAAAAGCGTGCGGCGATAAGATATCTGCAGGATTTCATCGCACAGCGCTTCCCCGGGGCCGGCGTGCTCACTACCGTGGCTGGAGGCGTTCCCTGCGCCGTGACGGTCGATACGCTTGTGAGGGAAAATCTGCTGCTTATCGGCGATGCCGCCCATCAGGTCAATCCGATGTCCGGCGGCGGCATTACCAGTGGCATGTTTGGTGGGAAAATGGCTGGCGAGGCCATCGCGAAGGCGTTGCAGCATGATGATCTTTCGCTACTGCAGGAATACCCCCGGCAATGGGAAAAGGAGATCGGCGCAAAACATCGGACGTATCACAACATGAAATCCGCCGTCTACAAATTCCCGGACACGGCGCTCGATGACATCGCAGTCAACGTCCTCAAACTGAAGCCGGAAAAACGTACGATCTGGGGAGTATTCCGTACCGCACTGCGGCATCAGCCATCCCTGGTCTGGGAAATGGTGAAAACTTTCGGACTCGGAAAGTCCTGA
- a CDS encoding 4Fe-4S binding protein, translated as MIDIKPNSCDFCGCCVGVCPEDAIELQEAHISIIEERCTNCAKCVWVCPFEVLVFNKPVKKSPAET; from the coding sequence CTGATAGATATCAAACCCAACAGCTGTGATTTCTGTGGCTGCTGCGTTGGTGTTTGTCCCGAAGACGCCATCGAACTGCAGGAAGCCCACATCAGCATTATCGAAGAACGCTGCACCAACTGCGCCAAATGCGTGTGGGTCTGTCCCTTCGAAGTACTCGTATTCAACAAACCCGTGAAGAAGTCACCGGCCGAGACATGA
- a CDS encoding T9SS type A sorting domain-containing protein codes for MSQTLQTNPRSMLIRGLAVSVFLLLGTFVSQAQTPQYYVDNASGTNVFPFSTTTSPHTEHHYLANEFTGAYSGNITKIWFKRGNSTTNPTFTNLTVKLGQSTTTSFPYTTTFTTGLTTCYNASSTTLASGNTNDWIGITLQTPFYYNPSQALIVNICQDGYSGGFYVRYYNTSGGGYRRIYGGSSCSATGGYGADYARYSFGIDMSPALPDDAGISKLLSPVNFCAGQQDIKVNLKNFGTNTLNSVTINWSLNGVPQTAINYTTPMPTLADATITLGSHNFAAGVPVHIVAWTSNPNNTNDSFSANDSLDVTVQPALSGTFTLGGASPDYSDFASAVADLNQYGVCGPVVFNVRSGTYNEQIGLQGIDGASAINTITFQSETGNKADVELVWNASGTGDNYIVALGSAKFVTFKNMTMEATNNSYGRVIYFDGASTDCTFDNLELISPNVNSTSTYVAVVYSNTGTNNDRTTFLNCGIREGSYGMYMYGGGTTSTEDDNLIQGNEFTGQYYRPYYGVYLGKIKFLDNKIYQEPTNTYTYHYPCSFYYGYDSQIERNMIYSDGGAYAYGVYFYYENYYQSGNSIFANNMISILNTTTRTYYGIYGYRDYNTLFAHNTVHINSNYTSSYAVYSYYAQGSEFYNNMFYHTGDGYAWYVNGNGYINGSDYNLFYTAGNNFVYWGGSRASLGALQGASGMDANSISKTVSFKDMYTGDLHLTSPSEDDTDLFGTLLTQVTDDIDGEDRIQPYMGADEACYITPGSVNYDFVDGQGYPAAYAEAPGSIGVHYSVAFPDFDATITMTVSFYSIPSEQLAYQTQLTAQKQYGITLDGIQYINLPSSLQAGTYKIEVNFWTKNSCDAYRDYMPYPSALLIVGEGQQPCVVWPGDVNNDGVVTYVDRRELNLYIFNANLRATWLSGPARYQADSETNPFTYIEWKPQAAAPWYTPEGCYMDTDGNGVVNNMDYIAMKLNWAQTTPWYGGTPKAGTPTAASFAMDQNYPNPFNPSTMIKFAVPEQSHVRLVVTDALGRQVAELVNGNVDQGLHEVQFDGSQLSSGTYIASVTMTGAESGMSFTKTIKMVLSK; via the coding sequence ATGTCTCAAACGCTACAGACCAACCCACGGTCGATGCTTATCCGCGGACTCGCGGTCAGCGTCTTCCTCCTTCTGGGGACGTTCGTTTCCCAGGCGCAAACACCGCAGTATTATGTAGATAATGCTTCGGGAACGAATGTTTTTCCCTTCTCGACAACAACTTCTCCTCACACCGAGCATCACTACCTGGCGAACGAGTTCACCGGCGCTTACTCCGGAAACATTACCAAAATCTGGTTCAAGCGTGGAAACTCAACCACCAACCCGACGTTCACGAACCTGACCGTGAAGCTCGGACAGAGCACGACGACGAGTTTTCCGTACACAACAACGTTCACGACTGGTCTGACCACCTGCTATAATGCCTCCAGCACCACGCTGGCCAGCGGAAACACAAACGACTGGATTGGTATCACACTGCAGACGCCGTTCTATTACAATCCGAGCCAGGCTCTGATTGTGAATATCTGTCAGGATGGATACAGTGGCGGCTTCTACGTGCGTTATTACAACACCAGTGGTGGCGGATATCGCCGTATTTACGGAGGATCCTCTTGTTCCGCGACTGGCGGATACGGTGCTGACTATGCCCGCTACAGCTTTGGAATCGACATGTCGCCGGCGCTGCCCGACGATGCAGGCATCTCGAAGCTGCTCTCCCCGGTGAATTTCTGCGCCGGGCAGCAGGACATCAAAGTCAATCTTAAAAACTTCGGGACGAACACGCTCAACAGTGTGACCATTAACTGGTCGCTCAACGGCGTGCCGCAGACGGCGATCAATTACACAACACCGATGCCGACACTGGCTGACGCAACGATCACCCTTGGATCGCATAACTTCGCCGCCGGCGTGCCTGTGCACATCGTCGCATGGACTTCAAACCCGAATAACACCAACGACAGCTTCTCCGCCAACGATTCCCTTGACGTAACAGTTCAGCCGGCCCTCAGCGGCACGTTCACCCTCGGTGGCGCGTCACCGGATTATTCCGACTTCGCCTCCGCAGTGGCGGATCTCAACCAGTACGGCGTATGCGGTCCGGTGGTATTCAACGTCCGCTCCGGAACGTACAATGAGCAAATCGGTCTGCAGGGTATTGACGGCGCCTCCGCCATCAACACCATCACCTTCCAGTCCGAAACCGGGAACAAGGCGGATGTCGAGCTGGTCTGGAATGCAAGCGGCACAGGCGACAACTATATCGTCGCACTGGGTTCCGCCAAGTTCGTGACCTTCAAGAACATGACCATGGAAGCGACCAACAATTCGTACGGACGCGTCATTTATTTCGACGGTGCGTCTACGGATTGCACGTTTGACAATCTCGAGCTTATTTCACCAAACGTGAATTCCACATCGACGTATGTCGCTGTTGTGTACTCGAATACCGGTACGAATAACGACCGTACAACTTTCCTCAACTGCGGTATCCGCGAAGGTTCCTACGGCATGTACATGTACGGCGGCGGAACGACCTCGACCGAGGATGACAACCTCATCCAGGGCAACGAGTTTACCGGTCAGTACTATCGCCCCTACTATGGCGTGTATCTCGGAAAGATCAAGTTCCTCGACAACAAGATCTACCAGGAGCCGACGAACACGTATACATACCACTATCCCTGCTCCTTCTACTACGGTTATGATTCGCAGATCGAACGGAATATGATCTATTCCGACGGTGGCGCATATGCCTACGGTGTGTATTTCTACTACGAGAACTACTACCAGTCGGGTAACTCCATCTTCGCCAACAACATGATCTCCATCCTGAATACGACCACACGTACGTACTACGGTATCTACGGCTATCGTGACTACAACACGCTGTTTGCCCATAACACAGTACATATCAACTCGAACTATACGAGCAGCTACGCCGTGTACTCGTACTACGCCCAGGGCAGCGAGTTCTACAACAACATGTTCTACCACACGGGCGACGGCTATGCCTGGTACGTGAACGGCAACGGATACATCAATGGATCCGATTATAACCTGTTCTACACGGCTGGTAACAACTTCGTGTACTGGGGTGGATCCCGCGCCAGCCTCGGAGCCCTGCAGGGTGCCTCCGGTATGGACGCCAACTCCATTTCCAAAACCGTTTCCTTCAAGGACATGTACACAGGAGACCTGCACCTGACATCGCCTTCGGAAGACGACACCGATCTCTTCGGTACACTTCTCACCCAGGTGACAGACGATATCGATGGTGAAGATCGTATTCAGCCCTACATGGGCGCTGACGAAGCCTGCTACATCACGCCGGGCTCGGTCAATTACGACTTTGTTGACGGACAGGGGTATCCTGCCGCCTACGCCGAAGCACCGGGCAGCATCGGTGTGCATTACTCGGTGGCCTTCCCCGATTTCGACGCCACGATCACGATGACCGTGAGCTTCTACTCCATCCCCAGCGAGCAGCTTGCGTATCAGACGCAGCTGACGGCACAGAAACAGTATGGCATCACGCTCGATGGCATTCAGTACATCAACCTGCCGTCTTCGCTCCAGGCGGGCACCTACAAGATCGAGGTGAACTTCTGGACGAAGAACAGCTGCGACGCCTACCGCGATTACATGCCGTATCCTTCGGCCCTGCTCATCGTGGGCGAAGGACAGCAGCCGTGCGTTGTCTGGCCGGGTGATGTGAACAACGACGGTGTGGTCACGTATGTTGACCGCCGTGAACTGAACCTCTACATCTTCAACGCCAATCTCCGCGCCACCTGGCTGAGCGGTCCCGCGCGTTACCAGGCCGATTCCGAGACGAATCCGTTCACGTACATCGAATGGAAACCGCAGGCAGCCGCTCCGTGGTACACGCCTGAGGGTTGCTACATGGATACGGACGGAAACGGTGTTGTCAACAACATGGATTACATCGCCATGAAGCTGAACTGGGCGCAGACGACGCCATGGTACGGTGGCACGCCGAAGGCCGGTACACCGACCGCAGCCAGCTTCGCGATGGATCAGAACTATCCGAACCCCTTCAATCCGTCGACGATGATCAAGTTCGCGGTACCCGAGCAGTCGCATGTGCGCCTGGTCGTGACCGACGCTCTTGGTCGTCAGGTGGCGGAACTGGTCAACGGCAACGTGGACCAGGGTCTGCATGAGGTACAGTTCGATGGCTCACAGCTTTCGAGCGGCACGTACATCGCAAGCGTGACCATGACCGGCGCCGAGTCGGGCATGAGCTTCACGAAGACCATCAAGATGGTGCTGAGCAAATAA